One Phalacrocorax aristotelis chromosome 14, bGulAri2.1, whole genome shotgun sequence DNA window includes the following coding sequences:
- the SLC18A3 gene encoding vesicular acetylcholine transporter — MAEAGGAGRARAAVARLSEAVGERRRRLGTAMGEARRQRRLLLMVVCVALLLDNMLYMVIVPIIPDYIAAMRGGGRPDGPSAPAGGNESGGGGSGNRSLLPARYPPAAGGNEDVQIGVLFASKAILQLLVNPLSGTLIDRVGYEVPLLAGLAIMFLATLTFAFAENYATLFAARSLQGMGSAFADTAGIALIADRYSEEPARSRALGMALACISFGSLAAPPFGGVLYEFAGKQVPFLVLACVCLLDGLLLLALAPPCATGARANMPVGTPIHRLMVDPYIAVVAGALATCNIPLAFLEPTIANWMEESMGASDWEVGLTWLPAFFPHVLGVYVTVRLAAAYPHLQWFYGALGMAIIGASSCLVPACRNFGQVVIPLCGICFGIALVDTALLPTLAFLVDVRHVSVYGSVYAIADISYSVAYALGPIVAGQIVHTMGFAQLNLGMGLANVLYAPVLLLLKNVCQMKPSHSERNILLEEGPKGLYDTIKMEERKGTGKSLRPAGEAEENGMGSYRRDLTGVSEEDSSDYEYS, encoded by the coding sequence ATGGCGGAGGCGGGGGGCGCGGGCCGGGCGAGGGCCGCCGTGGCGCGGCTCTCGGAGGCGGTgggcgagcggcggcggcggctgggcACCGCCATGGGGGAagcgcggcggcagcggcggctgCTGCTCATGGTGGTGTGCGTGGCCCTGCTGCTGGACAACATGCTCTACATGGTCATCGTCCCCATCATCCCCGACTACATCGCGGCCATGCGCGGCGGAGGCCGCCCCGACGGCCCGTCCGCGCCCGCGGGGGGCAACgagagcggcggcggcggcagcggcaaCCGGAGCCTCCTGCCGGCGCGGtacccgccggcggcggggggcaaCGAGGACGTGCAGATCGGGGTGCTGTTCGCCTCCAAAGCCatactgcagctgctggtgaATCCCCTCAGTGGCACCCTCATCGACCGCGTGGGCTACGAGGTGCCACTGCTAGCCGGGTTGGCCATCATGTTCCTCGCCACCCTCACCTTTGCCTTCGCCGAGAACTACGCGACGCTGTTCGCGGCGCGCAGCCTGCAAGGGATGGGCTCGGCCTTTGCCGACACCGCTGGCATCGCCCTCATCGCCGACCGCTACTCTGAGGAGCCGGCGCGGAGCCGTGCCCTGGGTATGGCCTTGGCCTGCATCTCTTTCGGCAGCTTGGCCGCCCCCCCCTTCGGCGGAGTCCTCTACGAGTTTGCAGGCAAGCAGGTGCCCTTCCTCGTGCTGGCCTGCGTCTGCCTCCTCGacgggctgctgctgctggccctggcGCCGCCCTGCGCCACCGGCGCCCGGGCCAACATGCCTGTCGGCACCCCCATCCACCGCCTGATGGTCGACCCCTACATCGCCGTGGTGGCGGGGGCCCTGGCCACCTGCAACATCCCCCTGGCCTTCCTGGAGCCCACCATCGCCAACTGGATGGAGGAGTCCATGGGGGCCAGCGACTGGGAGGTGGGCCTCACCTGGCTGCCCGCCTTCTTCCCCCACGTGCTGGGCGTCTACGTCACCGTCCGGCTGGCCGCCGCGTACCCCCACCTCCAGTGGTTTTATGGAGCCCTGGGCATGGCCATCATCggagccagctcctgcctggtGCCAGCCTGCAGGAATTTCGGGCAGGTTGTCATTCCCCTCTGCGGCATCTGCTTCGGCATTGCCCTGGtggacacagccctgctgcccaccctggCCTTCCTGGTGGACGTGCGCCACGTCTCTGTCTACGGCAGTGTCTACGCCATCGCAGACATCTCCTACTCTGTGGCATATGCCCTGGGGCCCATTGTGGCCGGCCAGATCGTGCACACCATGGGCTTTGCGCAGCTCAACCTGGGGATGGGGCTCGCCAATGTGCTTTACGcccccgtcctcctcctcctcaaaaaCGTCTGCCAAATGAAACCCTCTCACTCGGAGAGGAACATCCTGCTTGAAGAAGGACCTAAGGGACTCTACGACACCATCAAAATGGAGGAGCGCAAAGGCACGGGGAAAAGCCTCCGGCCAGCAGGCGAAGCGGAGGAGAATGGCATGGGCTCCTACCGCAGAGACCTGACAGGGGTGTCCGAGGAGGACTCATCAGACTATGAGTACAGTTAG